The following proteins come from a genomic window of Leishmania major strain Friedlin complete genome, chromosome 1:
- a CDS encoding putative CLC-type chloride channel (previous protein_id=AAC24628.1), with product MHSSLPMAEQTARAGGGGGGGAGNGADESITNLVVNVSEADWATIDCIRSHTEAAERAAMWRRHSATAAASSSYGDKWSVYSPEGEAFFAAMACGIVLGCLGVFSDACAHWVSAFRSGICANFFWLGRNMCCVDCRECGEYYSWGEFFLGRDNHVVAFVDFVMYVSFSTMAAVTAAYLCKTYAPYASGGGIAEVKTIVSGHHVKRYLGGWTLITKVVGMCFSTGSGLTVGKEGPFVHIGACVGGIISGALPSYQQEAKERELITAGAGGGMAVAFGAPVGGVIFALEDVSTSYNFKALMAALICGVTAVLLQSRVDLWHTGRIVQFSVNYQHNWHFFELPMFAAIGCFGGFMGSTFSVVNLHVGRWRKKHLRQWRIVEVAVVAAVTGVVNFLTPYGSGSMLELLGDCFQDCTPSGTMEMCEDSDLRAFFSLLVTATAKFAMFAYTVGTFLPAGILVPSLTIGALYGRAFGMMFRALQETYASSYIFTECYDQDLCVIPGVYAIVGAAAMLTGVTHMTICLAIIMFELTGSLEYMVPVIVGILCAKAAGEAVGVKGTYEIGIEENKLPYLDPKKEFYLDFVAKDVYGNKQFTVLTAYGLQVRDINELVTKMNVTGFPVVESLSDVTLLGYAPVKKIVRALQVAAARNSDMNLNTYIRFKTKPSHSRDATFLEVDLTGILESCLLQVEPECSVKKLLYLFKSLGTHHIFVCRYSKFEGFISKKDFINFMRVKEREENMEDDELERERRERVQQGRHHEAATAAVDVAPVAARYN from the coding sequence ATGCACTCCTCGCTGCCGATGGCTGAGCAGACGGCGcgagcaggcggcggtggcggcggaggcgctggcaaCGGGGCCGACGAGAGCATCACGAACTTGGTCGTGAATGTTTCAGAGGCGGATTGGGCGACGATCGACTGCATCAGAAGCCACACGGAGGCAGCGGAGCGGGCGGCGATGTGGCGCCGCCATagcgccacagccgcggcTTCCTCGTCGTACGGCGACAAGTGGTCCGTGTACAGCCCCGAGGGCGAGGCGTTCTTTGCAGCCATGGCATGCGGCATCGTTCTcggctgcctcggcgtcTTCAgcgacgcgtgtgcgcactgGGTGAGCGCCTTCCGTTCTGGTATTTGCGCGAACTTCTTCTGGCTGGGCCGCAACATGTGCTGCGTCGACTGCCGGGAATGTGGCGAGTACTACTCGTGGGGCGAGTTCTTCCTCGGCCGCGACAACCATGTCGTGGCCTTTGTGGACTTCGTCATGTACGTCAGCTTCTCCACCATGGCGGCCGTCACGGCGGCGTACCTGTGCAAGACCTACGCCCCCTACGCCTCTGGTGGCGGCATTGCAGAGGTGAAGACGATCGTGTCGGGCCACCACGTCAAGCGGTACCTTGGTGGCTGGACGCTGATCACGAAGGTGGTGGGCATGTGCTTCTCGACAGGGTCCGGCTTGACCGTGGGGAAGGAGGGCCCCTTCGTCCACATCGGCGCCTGCGTCGGCGGTATCATCTCCGGAGCCCTGCCGAGCTACCAGCAGGAGGCCAAGGAGCGCGAGCTCATCACCGCCGGCGCGGGCGGTGGCATGGCCGTTGCTTTCGGTGCCCCCGTCGGCGGGGTCATCTTCGCATTGGAGGATGTCTCCACGTCGTACAACTTCAAGGCCCTCATGGCGGCCCTCATCTGCGgcgtgacggcggtgctgctccagTCGCGCGTGGATCTGTGGCACACCGGCCGCATCGTGCAGTTCAGTGTCAACTACCAGCACAACTGGCACTTCTTCGAGCTCCCCATGTTTGCGGCGATCGGATGCTTCGGCGGGTTCATGGGGTCCACCTTCAGCGTCGTGAACCTGCACGTCGGCCGGTGGCGCAAGAAGCACTTGAGGCAGTGGCGGATCGTCGAGGTCGCCGTCGTGGCTGCCGTCACCGGTGTCGTGAACTTCTTGACGCCCTACGGCTCCGGTAGCATGCTGGAGCTCCTCGGCGACTGCTTTCAGGACTGCACACCAAGCGGCACCATGGAGATGTGCGAGGACAGCGACCTGCGCGCCTTCTTCTCGCTCCTcgtcaccgccacggcgAAGTTTGCCATGTTCGCATACACCGTCGGCACCTTCCTGCCCGCTGGCATCCTTGTGCCGTCGCTCACGATCGGCGCTCTGTACGGCCGCGCCTTTGGTATGATGTTCCGCGCGTTGCAGGAGACCTACGCAAGCTCGTACATCTTCACGGAGTGCTACGACCAGGACCTGTGCGTCATCCCTGGCGTGTACGCGATcgtcggcgcggcggccatgCTGACCGGTGTCACCCACATGACCATCTGCCTAGCAATCATCATGTTCGAGCTCACGGGCTCGCTGGAGTACATGGTGCCCGTCATTGTGGGCATACTCTGCGCCAAGGCCGCCGGCGAGGCTGTCGGGGTGAAGGGCACGTACGAGATCGGCATCGAGGAGAACAAGTTGCCCTATCTAGACCCGAAGAAGGAGTTTTATCTCGACTTCGTTGCCAAGGACGTCTACGGGAACAAGCAGTTCACCGTCCTGACGGCGTACgggctgcaggtgcgcgaCATCAACGAGCTCGTCACGAAGATGAACGTCACCGGCTTCCCCGTCGTCGAGTCGCTCAGTGACGTGACGCTGCTCGGATACGCGCCTGTAAAGAAGATTGTGCGGGCCCTCCAAgtggccgcggcgcgcaACAGTGACATGAACCTCAACACATACATTCGCTTCAAGACAAAGCCATCCCACTCGCGCGATGCCACCTTCCTCGAGGTGGACCTCACGGGCATCCTGGAGAGCTGCCTGCTGCAGGTAGAGCCGGAGTGCTCCGTGAAGAAGTTACTGTACCTGTTCAAGTCCCTCGGCACCCACCACATATTCGTCTGCCGCTACTCGAAGTTCGAGGGCTTTATTAGCAAGAAGGACTTCATCAACTTCATGCGCGTCAAGGAACGCGAAGAAAACATGGAGGACGACGAGCtggagcgagagcggcgtgAGCGAGTCCAGCAGGGGCGCCATCACGAggccgcaacggcagcggtcgACGTCGCGCCAGTGGCTGCCCGGTACAACTGA